One Styela clava chromosome 4, kaStyClav1.hap1.2, whole genome shotgun sequence genomic window, CAGCttcgaaatagtgaatttataaaaattcgcatatacgctgtttccacaaatcgtaacacggCGCACGCATCTATTACAgtcaatgatgttcaattcaaatttaatattcaaatatcgcgattcgctaccttcttgtatatggcacacacattctagcgctgctgtccacattttgattaaaacaattttcgattattatattttctgttttatcgtaatggaagacagcactttgcggcacaactaaattactgccaacatgaaaggaattaaatcagcgccgacttgaagcaccaaacgtataacatgaggacatttttgattgaaaatattttacaatcattgttttatattaaggtagtcgagatatcctgagcggacacggcaataaatttggttatttttcgcaagtcttctgaaacataatttgtgtgcgcttcatatatgggctgatatattttataatgtatgccaaagtgtctcccgattatttaattgactttgtataccagttgttatttgtcttaatcctaAAAACAAAAGCGTGGCCGGTGCAATGAAGCACTCCCTGCCCGATAACGGCACTTCAGAAAGAAAACGGCTACCAcgaaataaagtgattgatttatgacccttccgttttgctgatttaggaaaaaacggaaaacacagctgttgcctaacccatggacgtacagcatagtatttatcacatcatattcatatgttatttcaacctttcagttaccgtaaatggttgttcaaaatgattgaaattacagttttattgttaagaattaatgCTGTGAGTATTATTCTACCTGAAACTTCTATCTGATTCTTACTTCTGCACAAATGATAACGTTTTGACCACGAGACGGCTGGTAGATCAATGCTGTTGCTCTTATGCAAAagatacaattaaatttaatcaaatacaagCGGTCACGTTTATGATCAGACAATCACGCCTGGACAAGCGATCGCGTGTGTGGTGTGGGCGTGCACGCTCTTTATCGTGAGAATTAAGCATGGTTTGTAGCTATTGcaattaccggcaagtcagcattatatcatttcgttgcgtgatcaaagtcTCGATGCGCGGAGGAGCTGATTTTTTGGTGCTATCTGAGGTATGCGCGcataagacggtcccttagttgggcaacttttttttttagttttaaactcggcgtatttgcgaataaatacggtacgctaaaattattgaattagatatcagtggtccacctgtgagcggcatggggttagataattttttaataaaattgaggatttataaatttaaaaagtgaaattttttctATAGTAAGATACAATATAGGGAgacaagtttaagtagaaacatgtaggtatattacatgctgaagcggcaccctgtcttgtatattttgaatggtaaaataattctgtccacttgatatttatttcaccttctacagttctataggaagtttactttctatttgtgtgcctcactgaataACATGATGGCTTTAGgtctacatcatcatcagtacgttgccaagggcGCAAAATCTGACTAATCGCGGGGCTTTTGTACttggtaaaattgttggctttttctggcttttttgtgtcttgatttggcttttttgatcgctgggatctggcaaccctggcTAAAGTTGCGGCCCGCGTTTCACCCAGTTATgggttatttgtatctggcccttgTATTGATGGCTGCACACCCCTGTCTTGGGACATTGCAGCATCGGGACCTAGAATCAgaatttttcattgttattacggtaccggtatcggtacTTCTTCAATTACAGAACTAGGGGACAGAACTGCAGAACGCAATCGAGTAAACCACTAACAAATCAGGAGTTTATTGACTCATAATGTCATAATAAATTGCATTATATTGTAATGATCAAGAGGGAAAGAACGGCTGGTGGTTTACCATTAAACAAGGAGATTCTGGGACTGTTAGACTATGCAGTAGCCTGTGCGGAACTGTGAGTGAGCTCGTTGAGTTTGAACATCAGAACACATAGACTATTACATATAACGTTACAATTTCGTTTCTGCACTCATCAGCTTATGGCTGTGTGGAAGAACATCAATGGCAGACATGTATGGTCTCTATATTGTCATAGCCACCAAGTTTTTATGTATTAACGTTTATAAAGTGATAAAATAGTTGGTTAACCCCTTGACGTCAGGCTGAGTGTGGGCTGagcgagtgtgggctggggtaacttTGGTCCCAACGATTAGTTAGCATGATGCAGCCTACTTACCGCAATACCACTTGTTAATTTTGCAACTTTGAGTGCATGTTATGTAGGCCTACATGTGCACTATGCGCAGAGCCAGTCTGCCTAATAAGCATTtttgggtctcatgtagtttcgtacctaacatacttctagtgggcgtagcatgacaattttttcaagtATCAATCCTAATCCACACccgactacaccatccaaaaattacatcattacgacgtcacagtgacgtaatagagcccttcaaactatatgaactgccttccaagacgcgcaaacgagcacccgaaattgAACAGTTATTTTTCTCGTTTCCTcatcgcaacgattccaataggagagagatcaaTAAcatcagtcagttctttatcgtcggtgccaatgccatttcgggcgattgtctgtatatttggcaagctctatgatgtgattgtgatgtcgtagtgacatgAGACCCGCATTTTTCTCATTTCACGTTTAATTCGATAATTTGAtgtgattttgaaatttcaatatttaattatgtgacattgaaaaatttattatacacAGATATATTGGTTGTTCCCATGATTAGGAGCAAAGCTAATCGGCCAGTGGTAAACCCACTGGAATCATTGCAAAGTTAGTTACGGTATAGGAAAAACGGCAATGTCTTTTGAAAAAGTAATAGCTAAAGTCAATGAACACACAAAGAAGTGCACTGATTTTTATGACCTTGCGGAACACCTcaatatttttgagaaaaagtTGAATGTTGATGTCACTCCCCAGTTGAAAAAGGTTGATTTCTATAGAGGGGGAAGAATACCTGATTATGACTATAGTTTGGAAAAAACAGAAAGTCTTGGTCAATATTCAAGCAAGGAGAATGAAATTAAATCAGATGTGGAGCTTGACCAAGTACTCAATGACTTCAGTCAAGGTCATATCTGTTTGGTTGGGCCAGCAGGATGTGGTAAAACAACCCTTATGAATGCAACATCAAGAAAGGTTCTAGATGGCAAATATTTTCATGGGATTATAAAGATGATTCAATACATGGAATGCGGAATGTTCAACAAGGATGTTAAACTAACAGCCAGTGAATTCATTTTCACTTCTTCAAACCTCACAGAAGAAGAGACGGGATTAGCGGTTACATATACAAACGAAAATCCAGATAAAGTTTTATTTATGATTGACTCCTTAGATACGCTCACATATTCGCCGGACGGAGCCTATGAAATAATCGACATAAGTGAACCAGCATATCCTGAAGTGATAGTATTGAATCTTCTGTCGGGAAACCTATTCCCTGGATGCCGCATTATAAGCTCTACCCGTGAGCATGCGATCAGGAATTATCGCGCTGAAGTTCGGCCAGGAATCGTTATCGCACTCACTGGATTGACCATGGAATCAATTAAAGAAATCATTGCAGGATATGGAGGAAATGAAGAAGCAGAGAAAAccattaaatattttgaaaccaaAGCGCCGTTACTGTTATTGTTATGCACTACGCCTGTGATGCTTGTTTTTACACTTATAGGTTTAAAAATCAATCCTAACCTCAAGCCTCGCAGTATGACTGGAATAATGGTTCTTGTTATGCAATGTATATTACGTTCCCCGCATTTCCACCGGGAGAAAGTTTCAGAAAGTTTTTACTCCCAACATCAAAGCATTCTGGAATTTCTCAAATCATTAAATATTCTGCGAATGGATTTAGAATCTTTCAAGGAGATTGTAGCGAAAGATCTACATACGAGTCCCTATGTTTTTGTTCGCGAAATGGTTTGTGGATTATTATTGGATTGTGAAGTTTTTGAAATGATTGGAATTTTACTTGAAGGTAAAGAAATATTATTGAACAAAACTATCTTATCTATAATGCTAATAAAAGTGAGCATCATGGCCTGCGGTTATTGCTTTGGACTTGACTGTTTTTGCTTTGCACAACACATATTTCTAGTCCAAATACCATACCCGTCgataaattgggtagacaatgcCGAACAAGTATGATCCCGGTATTCCCCAAAATAGTAGATACTTGCATATCAGagccttgttctgagtgaaAAGCATGAATAAACGTTCTGCCTAAAAACAGATATTTTTTCCTGTATTTCAAACCTATAATAAATTCAGCAACATTAGTAGGCCGTTATGATTTAGtggctttttcttttttttttgccataCTCACTTCATGCCAAAAAGTAATCTCAAGTATTACTAAGGCTTACCATTCCGGTAGTTGTAGGGAACCACAGTTGGTTATCAAGCAGTGATATTCATGGTATTAATATCTACTCAAAGTTTAATAAATGATCAAGAAATAAACCCTTTAATAACTGTCATTGTCAAGAACAACTTTGAAGTGCCATAGAATCATGCGTAATTGCATACCATAAATTACAATCTTGACTCGAACCTCAAACTTCGAAATTTTGCAGGAATGGGCAACCTGAAAGAAAAGCAAAGTGTTTTGAGAACAAGTTTAAGATCACAATTGAAAAATACGACCAATGCATCAGATTATATGGAACTTCTGAATGCATTAAATGAAGCTAAAGATGGAATAGATGACATAATTGGATCATCTTTGCATCGGATTCATCTTTCCAACTATCCCCTCACAATGAATGACGCTTATGTTATCAGTTCCGTAGCTTCCCTCTGCAGATCAGTAGCAATGAATCTCTCTTCTTGCAATCTCAACTCAAACTTACTCAAAATTATGGAAACTGAATTGAAAGATTCCAAGGTTGAGGTGAGTATGCTTCTGCTTAGGTTCGGCCAAATTGACTTAATTCACTATTCAGATTACATTTGTAAAATGATACTTTCAAAAATGGCATTTCATTGATTAGTGACAGAAATCAAATTAAATCTATTCTGTCTGACCTCTAGCAGATTATTCTAGACTAGACCAAGGGCGGGCAACCTCTGGCATGCGTGACAAACTTGGCACTCGAGCCCATTTTTTTCGGCACGTGAGCAAGGCCTTGGAAACCATATCATTCTCCTACAAATAAAAAGTTACAAGACTCTAAATTGCccgatgaaaatattttatttatttattatagatGGTTAACAGTCCATTATTTAAACTCTCTTTGTCCTTTCATGAATTATGACTacacagaaatatattatgacgtaacaactgAGTGAGATCTCGTCGAGAACATTCTTACGTAATACAGTTCGCCTGTGGCACACGTTTTCTTTGTTTTttgcttgatttatgaagttgtacagctcatgttggttagagttacttggaGTGGAAGTGGTCACTCCTCCTATGGGCCGGGGCCACaacccatcaggctatgggccgtggcccatcaagttgtACATCgggactattcacttggctaacacagacagtccccgaactcataatagaactataagaTGAAAAATCTAAACAgaattttgtcctaaccctaacctggtacacatactacaggagtatccttttctgtagcttggtattttgctttattttgatataaatgcttatcgtaagaaaaaaatttggtggcaaccaagattttttttttgattcgaatattgacaattttgtaaaaattgaaaattttggtaagataattgtatttttcctgatggggccgcggcccatagctcgatgggccacggcccatgtggcctGAATAGATGAagggtggtgactcctctacggcccatgggccggggccacggcccatctaattgggccacatggtccgtggcccatcaagctatgggtcgcggccccatcaggaaaaatacaattatcttaccaaaattttcaatttttaagaaattgtcaatattcgaatcaaaaaaaaaaatcgcggtatgccaccaaatttttttcttacgataagcatttatatcaaaataaagcaaaataccaagctacagaaaaggatactcctgtagtatgtgtaccaggttggggttagaaCAAAATTctgttcagatttttcacattatagttcTTTTATAgattcgaggactgtctgttttagccaagtgaatagtccctttgcacaacttgatgggccgtggccccggcccatgggccgtagaggagtcaccacttccactcgaTTAGGATGCTATTACCGAAAAATTTTCGTATCTTAAAAACTTTGCTactgcattactctccatgtttttcTCTACATATgattgtgaatctctgttctcagttatgaactttattaagtctcgtatcAGGAGTAGCcaaaagatgaaaccagtagtttgTGTATTTCTTtacaacaaaatataaacccaatgtaaaatctttATCAGTGGTTATGCAGCATCAGAAGACTCGCTgatataaaataagaaaagtattcaaatctatttgtcagaatcatattttcccgaatagtgaatTTGTCTGACATGTTTAAAAGGTTTCtgattgtgtatttttgctttgaaagtagcaaagcatcgtttttaattttggtcggcacggaGAATTtagtcgttaaatttagccgattttggcacgcgagccgaaaaaggttgcccacccctgttccagactattcctaaaatcaatttttttttatatcaaaaacaTCTAGAGCTGTTGTCATTGTCATTGTAACAATGATCACCAAGTTTGAGCTACATATAGttttgttattgtgtttttatattgttttcgcTGGACTAGCACTGGACTTTCAATTTTGTACTATGTATAAGAGTAATGTACTTCCCAGATGACTATtggattttatattttgtcataAATTCTCTTGAACCCCTACAGCTCGTTGTTTTTCGAGTCATAATCCTGTGtgtgtttgaaaaataaaacatttgttcCCATCCAATTCAATGTTTCTCTCTTATTGATTGCAATGACTGAACcgatcaatttcaaatttttattgtgtatttAAAGCTAGTAGAAAGGTATTATTTTTTAGTACTACGGTGCTgatattcattcaaaattttactatattatttcatttcatgGATATTTCATTTTCTCTTATTGTAACAATGGGAACACTTTTGAATGGCCTTCGAATCTTTGTGCATCCATACATGTTGCTCCATTATTTCATCAGATCAAGGTATTATTGCTAAATGGAAACAAAGATATGGGAATCAAAGGTTTGTCGTCGGTTGGTCGAATACTTTCCAACCAATCTTTCATCGATGAGCTAAACTTGAGCAACTGCAACATCTCATGGAGACAACTGAAAGCTTTCAAATCAACATTAGGGAACACAGAGGTATTGCTATGTTTTTGAATGAA contains:
- the LOC120327163 gene encoding uncharacterized protein LOC120327163, yielding MSFEKVIAKVNEHTKKCTDFYDLAEHLNIFEKKLNVDVTPQLKKVDFYRGGRIPDYDYSLEKTESLGQYSSKENEIKSDVELDQVLNDFSQGHICLVGPAGCGKTTLMNATSRKVLDGKYFHGIIKMIQYMECGMFNKDVKLTASEFIFTSSNLTEEETGLAVTYTNENPDKVLFMIDSLDTLTYSPDGAYEIIDISEPAYPEVIVLNLLSGNLFPGCRIISSTREHAIRNYRAEVRPGIVIALTGLTMESIKEIIAGYGGNEEAEKTIKYFETKAPLLLLLCTTPVMLVFTLIGLKINPNLKPRSMTGIMVLVMQCILRSPHFHREKVSESFYSQHQSILEFLKSLNILRMDLESFKEIVAKDLHTSPYVFVREMVCGLLLDCEVFEMIGILLEGMGNLKEKQSVLRTSLRSQLKNTTNASDYMELLNALNEAKDGIDDIIGSSLHRIHLSNYPLTMNDAYVISSVASLCRSVAMNLSSCNLNSNLLKIMETELKDSKVEIKVLLLNGNKDMGIKGLSSVGRILSNQSFIDELNLSNCNISWRQLKAFKSTLGNTEIEQLDLSGKRMASHKDVVAVANLLPNITKDLFLDGWEIKDEDKNILQNKLNEISSEKLLIWLPEEKMRHESDPPRATPEQTISNTDSVLPKIKNFWSQVSGSNVLLTWNEVPGNDILYKIEVFCDDVKLKETLTTSFPQCRMKSPMPGRQYRFQVWAEDSLGNFGAKTQSKNVIKIENIGIEGGSMILNECDITFPPGTFNKQTVVSISAALDNSICPDGYICVSPVFNISAESKFLNDATMRIKSWCFGSNEVDILHFLPENTWSVIKPDRISNDGIIEFRCREFSPVTAALKWLVGMIWRPQIVVDNCLYILNGNEFHFTFYAKCETARDDVRFHYKELGAQLAPVWFNPVVLRSSERVRIGVQIQPGPENVQMQQVHLQFDQPHVQFTCNEEFLLAQRQNFTFRLFPKLQEFPERIIECRIEKNEIECGRRNFTFPLQPIGGDQAGQRPMNFYGDFLGEVHMMGQGNEHVQQVLQEAQNEQIEANEQVNEQELAINEPLVMEDEELDLC